The proteins below come from a single candidate division KSB1 bacterium genomic window:
- a CDS encoding NADH-quinone oxidoreductase subunit M produces MISNVLSWIIFLPIIGAVLVLLVPRHEKQTGIIRAISAVFTGLQVVLAIYIFIKFDRNTATMQMVEQAKWIPSYNIEYFVGIDGLSVSMVLLTALLSFLCIFASWGIQKAVKGYFALFLLLDAGMMGVFCALDFFLFYIFWEVMLLPMYFLIGIWGGPRREYAAIKFFLYTLLGSVLMLVAMLVFYFNVKDPVTGGHTFNMLHMMDQTLHQGLLSQFNVRLLVFAALYIGFAIKIPAFPFHTWLPDAHVEAPTPISVILAGVLLKMGTYGLLRISYPILPDAMMYKPFAYGFVIIAVINIVYGALCAMAQKDLKKLVAYSSIGHMGVVMLGMAGLTPLGMNGAVLQMFNHGTVTAMLFLLVGVIYDRAHHRDIDGFGGLAQQMPIYTGIVTVAFFANLGLPGLSSFISEAFSFLGAFSSTTFNLKVYTIIATLGIVLVAGYMLWTLQRMFLGQLNSKYATLPEINGRELFTLVPLALIVIALGIYPAPVLNLLEVTMNNLVVVMKEAPALWGMR; encoded by the coding sequence ATGATCTCAAACGTTCTCAGTTGGATTATCTTCCTGCCGATCATCGGCGCGGTGTTGGTGCTGCTCGTGCCGCGCCATGAAAAACAAACCGGCATCATTCGCGCGATTTCCGCCGTGTTCACCGGCCTGCAGGTCGTGCTGGCGATTTACATTTTCATCAAATTCGACCGCAACACCGCGACGATGCAAATGGTCGAGCAGGCCAAGTGGATACCGTCTTACAATATCGAATATTTTGTTGGTATCGACGGCCTCTCGGTGTCCATGGTGTTGTTGACGGCCCTGCTCTCGTTTCTTTGTATCTTTGCCTCGTGGGGCATTCAAAAAGCCGTCAAAGGTTATTTTGCGCTCTTTCTGCTGCTCGACGCCGGCATGATGGGCGTCTTCTGCGCGTTGGATTTCTTCCTCTTCTACATTTTTTGGGAAGTCATGCTGCTGCCGATGTATTTTCTCATCGGCATTTGGGGCGGCCCCCGCCGCGAATATGCCGCGATCAAATTTTTCCTCTACACCTTGCTGGGCTCCGTGCTCATGCTGGTTGCCATGCTGGTTTTCTATTTCAATGTGAAAGACCCGGTCACCGGCGGCCATACGTTCAACATGCTGCACATGATGGATCAAACCCTGCATCAAGGTTTGCTCAGCCAGTTCAACGTCCGCCTGCTCGTTTTCGCGGCGTTGTACATCGGTTTCGCCATTAAAATTCCCGCGTTCCCCTTCCATACCTGGCTGCCTGACGCCCACGTCGAAGCGCCGACGCCGATCAGCGTCATTCTGGCCGGCGTTCTCTTGAAGATGGGAACTTACGGTTTGCTCCGGATCAGCTATCCGATTCTGCCCGATGCCATGATGTACAAACCGTTTGCCTACGGCTTTGTCATCATCGCCGTCATCAACATCGTGTACGGCGCGCTCTGCGCCATGGCGCAAAAAGATTTGAAAAAGCTCGTCGCCTATTCCTCAATTGGCCACATGGGCGTCGTCATGTTGGGCATGGCCGGCTTGACGCCGCTCGGCATGAACGGCGCGGTGCTGCAAATGTTCAATCACGGCACCGTCACCGCCATGCTCTTCTTGCTCGTCGGCGTCATTTACGACCGCGCCCATCATCGCGACATCGATGGCTTCGGCGGGTTGGCGCAGCAAATGCCGATCTACACCGGCATCGTCACTGTTGCGTTTTTCGCCAATCTCGGCTTGCCCGGCCTCTCCAGTTTCATCAGCGAAGCATTCAGCTTCCTCGGCGCCTTCAGCTCGACGACCTTCAATTTAAAGGTTTACACGATCATCGCCACCCTCGGCATCGTGCTCGTCGCCGGCTACATGCTGTGGACTTTGCAGCGCATGTTCCTGGGACAATTAAATTCCAAGTATGCCACGCTGCCGGAAATCAACGGCCGCGAGCTGTTCACCCTCGTGCCGCTGGCGCTCATCGTCATCGCCCTTGGCATTTACCCGGCGCCGGTGTTGAACTTGCTCGAAGTGACGATGAACAATCTCGTTGTCGTCATGAAAGAAGCCCCGGCGTTGTGGGGAATGCGATAA
- the nuoL gene encoding NADH-quinone oxidoreductase subunit L, which produces MENTILTQAIIILLLPLSAFVIQIFFGKRLPRQGDWLPTSAMFISLILAILIFGRVLAHYDPAFKINRTFDWIKVGPVDLSFGLLIDNLTAVMLVIVTLVSALVHLFSIGYMHGDVRYSRYFAYLALFSFSMLGLVLVDNFFGIYIFWELVGVCSYLLIGHWYEKKSASDAAIKAFITTRVGDLGMFAGIMIIVATLGTLGFDDVFAGVAAGELAGGWLTLAGILIFFGAIGKSAQFPLHVWLPDAMEGPTPVSALIHAATMVAAGVYLVGRTYVFYSADALLFIGVIGAITAFIAATIAITQMDIKKVLAYSTISQLGYMIAALGVGGYMAGLFHLMTHAFFKALLFLGSGSVIHAMHHAYHELHDHHSDPQDMRNMGGLRSKMPVTFLTMLLATCAISGVPFFAGFFSKDAILAAALETAMTSHNLLHTVIFGVLLLSAGITAFYMFRLVYLTFFGEPAKREVHHHIHESPTVMTVPLIVLGVLSVVGGYGSWFQDLVTKPELASYAASAVAPAAAAEAGHDVAHTAHTLAMWLSIFVAGLGILLSTAFYYWKKFSADAVAERFKPVYNFLLNKWRFDDLYEATVLAGTHLFSRVSAWFDLKVIDGLVNGAAKVTVLGSWASGWHDNKIVDGLVNLTANVVGWFGATLREVQTGRVQSYILMALGAVVLLYILQLAFA; this is translated from the coding sequence TTGGAAAACACCATTCTCACCCAAGCCATCATCATTCTGCTGCTGCCGCTCTCAGCGTTTGTCATTCAAATCTTCTTTGGCAAACGCCTGCCGCGGCAGGGCGATTGGCTGCCGACCTCGGCCATGTTCATCAGCTTGATTTTGGCGATTTTGATTTTTGGCCGTGTGCTCGCCCACTATGACCCCGCCTTCAAAATTAATCGCACGTTTGATTGGATCAAAGTCGGCCCGGTCGATCTCAGTTTCGGCCTCCTCATCGACAACCTCACCGCCGTGATGCTGGTCATCGTCACGTTGGTGAGCGCCCTCGTGCATCTTTTTTCCATCGGCTACATGCACGGCGATGTGCGCTACAGCCGCTACTTTGCTTATCTGGCGCTGTTCAGCTTCTCGATGTTGGGATTGGTGCTGGTGGACAATTTCTTCGGCATTTATATTTTTTGGGAATTGGTCGGCGTCTGTTCCTACCTGCTCATCGGTCACTGGTACGAGAAAAAATCCGCCAGCGACGCGGCCATCAAAGCGTTCATCACCACGCGCGTCGGCGATCTCGGCATGTTTGCCGGCATCATGATCATCGTCGCCACCCTCGGCACGCTGGGCTTTGACGACGTGTTTGCCGGCGTCGCCGCCGGTGAATTGGCCGGCGGATGGCTCACGCTGGCCGGCATTTTGATCTTCTTCGGCGCCATCGGCAAATCCGCGCAATTCCCGCTGCACGTCTGGCTGCCGGACGCCATGGAAGGCCCGACGCCGGTTTCCGCGTTGATTCACGCCGCCACCATGGTCGCCGCCGGTGTTTATCTCGTTGGCCGCACCTATGTGTTTTACTCCGCCGATGCCCTGCTTTTCATCGGCGTTATCGGTGCCATCACCGCTTTCATCGCCGCGACGATTGCCATCACGCAGATGGATATCAAAAAAGTCCTGGCGTATTCGACGATCAGCCAGCTCGGCTACATGATCGCCGCATTGGGCGTCGGCGGTTACATGGCCGGACTTTTTCATCTGATGACGCATGCTTTCTTTAAAGCGCTGCTCTTCCTCGGCTCCGGCTCGGTGATTCACGCCATGCACCACGCTTATCACGAATTGCACGATCACCACTCCGATCCGCAGGACATGCGCAACATGGGCGGCTTGCGCAGCAAGATGCCGGTGACTTTTCTCACGATGCTGCTCGCCACCTGCGCGATCTCCGGCGTGCCGTTCTTCGCCGGTTTCTTCAGCAAAGACGCCATTCTTGCCGCGGCTTTGGAAACCGCGATGACCTCGCACAATCTTCTTCATACCGTGATCTTCGGCGTGCTGCTGTTATCAGCCGGCATTACGGCGTTTTACATGTTTCGCCTGGTTTATCTCACCTTCTTCGGCGAGCCGGCGAAGCGTGAGGTGCATCATCACATTCACGAATCGCCGACCGTCATGACCGTGCCGTTGATCGTGCTCGGCGTCTTGTCGGTTGTCGGTGGTTACGGCAGTTGGTTCCAAGATTTGGTCACCAAACCGGAGCTGGCAAGTTACGCGGCAAGCGCCGTGGCACCGGCAGCCGCTGCCGAAGCCGGACACGATGTCGCTCACACCGCGCACACCCTGGCCATGTGGCTGTCGATCTTCGTCGCCGGCCTCGGCATTTTGCTGTCAACCGCGTTCTATTATTGGAAAAAATTTTCCGCCGACGCCGTGGCCGAGCGCTTCAAGCCGGTTTACAATTTTCTGTTGAACAAATGGCGTTTCGACGATCTCTACGAAGCCACGGTTCTCGCCGGCACGCATCTGTTCAGCCGCGTTTCCGCCTGGTTTGATTTGAAAGTCATCGATGGCCTGGTCAATGGCGCGGCAAAAGTGACCGTGCTCGGCTCGTGGGCCAGCGGCTGGCACGACAACAAAATCGTCGACGGCCTCGTCAACCTCACCGCCAACGTCGTCGGCTGGTTCGGCGCGACCCTGCGCGAAGTTCAAACCGGCCGCGTGCAAAGTTATATTCTCATGGCGCTCGGCGCGGTGGTGTTGTTATATATTTTGCAGTTGGCGTTTGCATAA